In Gadus chalcogrammus isolate NIFS_2021 chromosome 1, NIFS_Gcha_1.0, whole genome shotgun sequence, one DNA window encodes the following:
- the sgk2a gene encoding serine/threonine-protein kinase Sgk2 isoform X3: protein MALSNRSPASSTSGDEVNLGPSANPNARPTDFDFLAVIGKGTFGKVLLAKLKADNKFYAIKVLQKKVILKKKEQKNIMAERNVLLKSLTHPFLVGLHYSFQTPEKLYFVLDYVNGGELFFHLQRERCFSEPRARFYAAEVASAIGYLHSLNIVYRDLKPENILLDAQGHVVLTDFGLCKEGIEAETTTSTFCGTPEYLAPEVLRKQPYDRTVDWWCLGAVLYEMIYSLPPFYSRDISEMYDGILHKPLPLRPGKSEAVCALLVGLLQKDQNRRLGAIADFLEIKNHVFFSPINWDDLYHKRITPPYNPNVKGPADTQHIDPEFTREMVPSSVSRTPEFNASTSSNNAFNGFSFVSNEDSFL, encoded by the exons ATGGCTCTCAGTAAT CGATCtcctgcctcctccacctctggtgATGAAGTCAACCTGGGGCCTTCAGCGAACCCAAA TGCGAGACCGACCGACTTCGACTTCCTTGCAGTCATCGGCAAAGGGACTTTTGGAAAG gtgCTGCTCGCCAAGCTGAAGGCGGACAACAAGTTCTACGCCATCAAGGTGCTGCAGAAGAAGGTGATCCTGAAGAAGAAGGAG CAAAAGAACATCATGGCGGAGAGGAACGTCCTGCTGAAGAGCCTGACGCACCCCTTCCTGGTGGGACTTCACTACTCCTTCCAGACCCCGGAGAAGCTCTACTTCGTCCTGGACTACGTCAAcggaggagag ttgtTCTTCCACCTCCAGAGGGAGAGGTGTTTCTCTGAGCCAAGGGCCCGGTTCTACGCCGCCGAGGTGGCCAGCGCCATCGGCTACCTGCACTCCCTCAACATTGTTTACAG AGATCTGAAGCCTGAAAACATTCTTTTAGATGCCCAG GGTCATGTGGTGCTGACAGACTTCGGGCTGTGTAAAGAGGGCATCGAGGCCGAGACCACCACGTCCACCTTCTGCGGGACGCCTGAG TACCTGGCCCCGGAGGTGCTGCGCAAACAGCCGTACGACCGCACGGTGGACTGGTGGTGCCTCGGAGCCGTGCTCTACGAGATGATCTACAGCCTG CCTCCGTTCTACAGCCGCGACATATCGGAGATGTACGACGGGATCCTgcacaagcccctcccccttcgCCCGGGGAAGTCGGAAGCGGTGTGCGCGCTGCTCGTCGGCCTGCTGCAGAAGGATCAGAACCGCCGCCTGGGCGCCATCGCTGACTTT TTGGAGATAAAGAATCACGTCTTCTTCTCGCCGATCAACTGGGATGACCTTTACCACAAGAGGATCACCCCCCCGTACAACCCCAACGTG AAAGGCCCGGCGGACACCCAGCATATCGACCCCGAGTTCACCCGCGAGATGGTCCCTAGCTCTGTGAGCCGGACCCCCGAGTTCAACGCCAGCACCAGCTCCAACAACGCCTTCAACGGCTTCTCCTTCGTCTCCAACGAGGACAGCTTCCTGTGA
- the sgk2a gene encoding serine/threonine-protein kinase Sgk2 isoform X1, which translates to MALSNQRSPASSTSGDEVNLGPSANPNARPTDFDFLAVIGKGTFGKVLLAKLKADNKFYAIKVLQKKVILKKKEQKNIMAERNVLLKSLTHPFLVGLHYSFQTPEKLYFVLDYVNGGELFFHLQRERCFSEPRARFYAAEVASAIGYLHSLNIVYRDLKPENILLDAQGHVVLTDFGLCKEGIEAETTTSTFCGTPEYLAPEVLRKQPYDRTVDWWCLGAVLYEMIYSLPPFYSRDISEMYDGILHKPLPLRPGKSEAVCALLVGLLQKDQNRRLGAIADFLEIKNHVFFSPINWDDLYHKRITPPYNPNVKGPADTQHIDPEFTREMVPSSVSRTPEFNASTSSNNAFNGFSFVSNEDSFL; encoded by the exons ATGGCTCTCAGTAAT CAGCGATCtcctgcctcctccacctctggtgATGAAGTCAACCTGGGGCCTTCAGCGAACCCAAA TGCGAGACCGACCGACTTCGACTTCCTTGCAGTCATCGGCAAAGGGACTTTTGGAAAG gtgCTGCTCGCCAAGCTGAAGGCGGACAACAAGTTCTACGCCATCAAGGTGCTGCAGAAGAAGGTGATCCTGAAGAAGAAGGAG CAAAAGAACATCATGGCGGAGAGGAACGTCCTGCTGAAGAGCCTGACGCACCCCTTCCTGGTGGGACTTCACTACTCCTTCCAGACCCCGGAGAAGCTCTACTTCGTCCTGGACTACGTCAAcggaggagag ttgtTCTTCCACCTCCAGAGGGAGAGGTGTTTCTCTGAGCCAAGGGCCCGGTTCTACGCCGCCGAGGTGGCCAGCGCCATCGGCTACCTGCACTCCCTCAACATTGTTTACAG AGATCTGAAGCCTGAAAACATTCTTTTAGATGCCCAG GGTCATGTGGTGCTGACAGACTTCGGGCTGTGTAAAGAGGGCATCGAGGCCGAGACCACCACGTCCACCTTCTGCGGGACGCCTGAG TACCTGGCCCCGGAGGTGCTGCGCAAACAGCCGTACGACCGCACGGTGGACTGGTGGTGCCTCGGAGCCGTGCTCTACGAGATGATCTACAGCCTG CCTCCGTTCTACAGCCGCGACATATCGGAGATGTACGACGGGATCCTgcacaagcccctcccccttcgCCCGGGGAAGTCGGAAGCGGTGTGCGCGCTGCTCGTCGGCCTGCTGCAGAAGGATCAGAACCGCCGCCTGGGCGCCATCGCTGACTTT TTGGAGATAAAGAATCACGTCTTCTTCTCGCCGATCAACTGGGATGACCTTTACCACAAGAGGATCACCCCCCCGTACAACCCCAACGTG AAAGGCCCGGCGGACACCCAGCATATCGACCCCGAGTTCACCCGCGAGATGGTCCCTAGCTCTGTGAGCCGGACCCCCGAGTTCAACGCCAGCACCAGCTCCAACAACGCCTTCAACGGCTTCTCCTTCGTCTCCAACGAGGACAGCTTCCTGTGA